The window ATTTGAAAATGAATAACTTTGGTAAAGCCGAAGATGCGCTGGAAAGAAGCCTCGCCCATAGTCCGAATCGAGCCTCAGGATTATTGCAGTTAGCGCAGTTTAATTATGCTAAACGAGACTACGACCAGGCGGGTCTTTATATGAGCCGTTTCGAATTAGCAACGCGTCGTTTCACTCCGCAGGCTATGGCGCTGGCGTTTAAGATTCAGCAAAAGATGGGGAATGGGGAAATTGCTGAAAACTACGCAAAAATGCTGATGAACATGTTCCCTGAGTCCGATGAAGCACAGCGATATCTTGAAGATGAGTTATCACGTATCGCTGAAGACAAGCTAGCGGATCGTTACTTTGCTTATGTGGTGAAAAAGTCGAACCCGAACACGTCGAATAAAAATATACTTGCCGTTAAGAAAGTGCAGCCTAAAGAACAGAAACCGACACCTGTCGTTGCCGCGGTAATCACGCCAGCGACAACGCCAAAGGTTTTGCCTGCGGCACAAACCAGGGCTGAGCCTGACGTGCCAGCAAAGCCTGCTAAACAGGAAACGCCTGCGACAACGCAGACTGTGGCCAATGCCACTACGCAAGTGGTTAGCGCTGCAAAACCTGCCAGCAAACCGAATAGTCAGGCGACCACTAAGGCGGTTTCTACAACGACGCCAGTGGCAGCAAATGTAACGACAACTGCCACGCCATCTGCAGTCCCTATCGATGGACCAGTGCATATTGTCGCGAAAGGTGATAACTTGTACCGAATTTCATTAAAGTACAACATCACCATCAGCACCCTGCGACGCTGGAATGATCTGGTGGATGAGAATATAAATGTTGGTCAGGCGATTCGCCTGAGCCGACCCAAAAAGTAGTCAGAGTTAACAGAATATTATGAGCGAACAAAACCAACCTATTGATATCAGTGAAGATATCGAAGTAGTAGGGCCGGGACAAATGCTCCGGGAGGCCCGGGAATCGAGGGGCTTGAGTCAAAAAGACGTGGCTACGCATTTAAATTTCCGTCTGGCATTGGTTAATGAACTCGAGACGGAATCGTTTGATTCGGCGACGCCGACTACTTTTCTACGCGGATATTTACGCAACTATGCGAAGTTCCTCGGTCTTAATGAAAAAGACGTACTTGCGAGCTATGAGACGCTTGG is drawn from Thalassotalea sp. PS06 and contains these coding sequences:
- the pilW gene encoding type IV pilus biogenesis/stability protein PilW — encoded protein: MQKSVKIFSAIAFGAITLVGTSGCVTQNYAEEKPVVDRAVDDQQKAKTRISLALSYLNMGNMAQAKFNLERAKEFAPKSVEVYTAFAHYFEVVSEDEQAEQAYRKALSIEGNDADTLNNFGVFLCRQERVDEAEKYFKAAIRVPSYLRISETYENIALCHLKMNNFGKAEDALERSLAHSPNRASGLLQLAQFNYAKRDYDQAGLYMSRFELATRRFTPQAMALAFKIQQKMGNGEIAENYAKMLMNMFPESDEAQRYLEDELSRIAEDKLADRYFAYVVKKSNPNTSNKNILAVKKVQPKEQKPTPVVAAVITPATTPKVLPAAQTRAEPDVPAKPAKQETPATTQTVANATTQVVSAAKPASKPNSQATTKAVSTTTPVAANVTTTATPSAVPIDGPVHIVAKGDNLYRISLKYNITISTLRRWNDLVDENINVGQAIRLSRPKK